TCGATACGATTTTAAATATACAATTAGAGTTTTAAGTCCAAGACATTTTTGATTTTTTGAATATGAGATATATAATCCTTCTTACATATATTAGTTTGTGTTCTTTTTCTATTAATGCTCAGAAAAAACACTATTCAGTAGAATTAACACCTTTTTGTTCTTTTCAAAATGAAGAGTTTGCTCCTGTTTATTATAATGATGGTTTGGTTTTTTGCTCAGATAAAAGAATAGACTTATTTATTACATTTTCAACACCCAATAATAAGGAATTATTAAATATGTTTTATGTGCCATTAAAAAAAGGAAATAGTAATCAAGTTCAACTTTTATCTGAAAGCTTAATGACACATTTTAATGATGGTCCAGCATCGTTTGCTTTAAACGATACTTTTATGGTTTATTCAAGAAATACTCGTGTATCTAAAAGAAAGAAAGATTACTCAGATCCAGGTAATACTTTGGGATTATTTTTTTCAACTTTAAAAGATAGTATTTGGACAGAAGCTAGTCCTTTTATATTTAATAATGAAAATCATAATCTTACTATGCCGAGTATTAATAAGTATGGTAATTTAATGTATTTTGCATCAGATATGCCCGATGGATATGGTGGTTTAGATATCTATTATACATATAAAACAAGTGCGGGATGGAGTAAACCACAAAATTTAGGAGAAAAAATTAATACAACAGGTAACGAATGTTATCCATTTATTGCTGAAAATGGGACCTTATTTTTTTCTTCGAACAAACATAATTCAAAGGGAGGTCTTGACATATATTATTCCATGAAAAATAAAGGCAAGTGGGATAAACCTATACAGCTTGCAAGTCCTATAAATACCGAATTTGATGATTTTGGTTTAATTACTGATCTTAATTTTGAAAAAGGATATTTTTCGACAAATAGAAATGGGAAAGATGATATTTTTAGTTTTAAAACATTAATTCCGCAACTAGAAAATTGTGATAGCCTAAAACAAAATGAATACTGTTACGTATTTTATGATGAACAATACATTCCTGTTGATACAACATTAACTTATTATGAATGGGATTTTGGTAATGGTATTAAATCAAAAGGAAAAGAAGCAGAACATTGTTTTAAAAAAGCAGGTAAATACAAGGTTAATCTTAATATAGTAGATAAAAAAACAGGAGAAGTATTTATAAATCATAATACTTTTGAATTTGAAATTATCGACTACGAACAAGCTTTTATAGATTGTCAGGATGAATATCAGTCTAAAAATGAAATGTTTATAAGTGCATCGAAGACCAACTTGCCAACAATGACAATTGATGCTTATTACTGGGATTTAGGAGATGGTAATTTGATGACTGGTGAGGAAATATATCATGTATATCAAAAACCTGGTCATTATAATTTGAAATTAGGAGTTGAAAGTAAAGCAGATGAGAATGGTAAAAAATTACATGAATGTGTAATGAAAGAAATACTTATTTATGATAAAACTGATAATTTAAGTTTTAAAAAAATAAATTATAATGATAAGAAAAAAAGAAGCTTAAATGATGAAAATATATATCATCCAAAATTATTAGTTATTAGAAGTGATATAAGCAAAGTAGTTAAATCGATTGATAATAATTTTTTTATAAGCGCAGCCAAAAAGAAGGAGTATGAAATTAGTCAGGTTAAAAATAAAAATTGGATTAATGATCCCAATAATAATCCGGCTTTAGCCATATTTCAAGAACAAAAAAATAAACAAAAAAATAAATTAAATAAAGAGGAACAGTCTATAAAATTAGCTTTAAAAAAATTATCGGATGAGTACAATCAAAGTATAAAACATTCAAATAAAAAGGAATTTAAGGATTCTACTCATGCTGTTTTATTTAGTTTGGCACAATTTATACTATCTAGTTCGAATATCGAAATCAAAATTGGAGTTACAAGTAATTCATCTGATAAAAAAAGGTTTGAACGGGCTGCCAAAGAGGTTGAAAATATTATGGAATACTTGTTAGTACAGGGTATAGAAGAACATAGATTGCGATCTGTTGTATATAGTATTGAAGCTGATACTATAAGTAAGCATAGTAAGAATAACGTATTTACGTTTGAATTAATATGCGATTAAAGTTATATAATAAAATTTAAGTGTGAGAATTACTAAAAAAATATCTAATGTAAATTGTAATTACATGAAAAAATATAGTTTATTATTGTTAATATTTTTTGTGGGTATTAACAATTTATATGCGCAATTAGCTCCTGCTTTGGAGGAAAATATTCCGTATTTAGTAACTTTTGGATCTGATGCTGAAGAGTCCTGGGGAGACGATGATTTTACACAAACATACTTTTTTTTGGTCCCTGAAAGTGCTACAGAACCAATTTACATAAGAGTATTTGATCCTGATACTGGAGGTTCTGTTGATGAACAAAAGAGTAATTTTAATACTAAAGTTAATTTTTCTGTTTATGGTGGAATTGGATGTTGGTCTAATATAGATTCTCATAACGTAAATCCAGAAGGAGAATATGATAGTGGCAATCTATTAGCTTCGAATAGTTTTACATCCGATATGAATTATGATAATAAATGGTATAGCTTTGGCCCGTTTAATCCATTCGAAGGTGAATTCATCGAGAAATTTGGAGGTAGGGTATTTAAGGTAATTGTAAAAGGTGTTTCGGGTGATGATGGCAACCTGTATAAGTTTTTTTTAAGTACGAATTCAAATGAAAATAAAGAAGTTGAAGGTGGGAATATTTTTACTTATGAATATACCTTTAGACTTTCAAATGATGTGAATGATATTTCACAAATATATCCCTTTATAGATGATAAAACTATTTCAGTAGAAATTACAAATTTTGATTGGGACAATGATGGTTATATTAGAATAAATTCGGTAGCTAAAAATGGAATTCTTTGTGATTTATCATCGGAAAATCAGTGGGTTAGAAATAAGTTTCCAATTCTGAATCGCGAAAAAAATACATCCTTAGAATTACAATTTATAAAAAAACGTACCGCCTTAGTAAAGAATAATAATGTGGTGATATCGGTACGTAATCAATATGGAGAAGCTTTACCATTTTTTACTATTCCCATTGGAGGTGCTCCGGTTTATAAGCCACGAATAAAAATGAAAGCAATTAAAAAAAGATAGTTAACCTATTTCTACTTAAATGAAAAATCTTTCTAAATCAATATTCTTACTATTATTGTTTTGTTGTTTTATTGTAAACGGACAGGAAAATCGGTTTGTTACGTATAATATTGAGTATGGATTGGCACAAAATTTTATTTATTGTTTAAATCAGGATGATAAGGGCAATTTGTGGATTGGAACGGGTAATGGTTTATCAAAATTTGACGGTTACGGATTTGTTAATTTAGACTCAAAAGATTCTTTATCGGGTAATTTTATTTCATGTTCTCACAAATGCAATTCAAGCTTATGGATTGGTCATAATAATGGAAAAATTAGCCTAATCGAAAATGAAAAGATAAAACCAGTTAAGTTGAATTTTCCTAATAATAGTGAAATTGTAGACATTGAGAATGATCATGATAATAATATTTTTATTGCTTCTCAAAATGGCGGAATATTTAAAATAAATAATAAATTAGAAAGTGTAAAATTAAATTGGAATCGAAATACTCCTCTTACTTCTTTATCTTTTATAAGTAAAAATCAATTAATTATTGGTACTACCAAAGGTATTTATATTGGAAATATAGGCAAGTTTAGTTATTTAAATACCAGTAGATTACCAGAGTTTAGAAATTATCATATAGTTGATATAGCAAAGAATAAAATAGATTCTTCAACTTTTGTATTAACAAAACAGAATGGTTTATTTCATATTAAGAATCTGAAAAATAAAATTATTGTTAATAAAATAGATTTAGATTTATCAATTAAAGAAGCTCAGAGTTTATTTATTGATAATGAAAATAATATATGGATTGCAAGTTTTAATGGTTGTTATTTAGTTAATAATAAAAACTTAACAAAATATTCTGTAATCAAACATTTTACCAAAGATAATGGATTAAATTCCAATAAGATAAAAGTAATTTATCAGGATCAGGAAAATAATATTTGGCTTGGTGGTTATGGTGGGGGATTAAGTCGTTTAGTATCAAAAGCAAGAGAAATTTTTCCAATAAAAAATAAAGCTTATGGTGAAGGTGTTTATTCTATTTGGGGAGGAGACGAATATAATTGGATTGGTACAAATAGGGGTCTTGCTAAAATAAATAAGTTAAGCAGAGATATTACCGACTTTTATGGTGTAGCAAATAATTTACCTGCCGATAAAATTACAACAATATTAGAAGATCCTAAAGGAGATTTATGGTTAGGAACAAAAAAAACAGGCTTATATTTTAAGGAGAAGGCTTCTAATTCTTTTAAGCGTATAAATATTAGAACCGGAAAGCTTGAAAACTCAATTAATAAAATTGTTGAAGGAAATGGTAATATTTGGTTGGCAAGCGAAAAAGGTATTTGTTCTTATAATGTTAAATCTCAAGAGAAAAAATGGTATAATATGAGTAAAGGTATTTTACCTCATAATAGTATTAAAGATATTTTTCTCGACTCAAAAAACAGATTATGGATTTCATGTTTTTCTAAACATCTTCTTTATTTAAAAAATAATAAAATCCAAAAAATAAATCTTAATAAAAATAATATTGCGATTAATGTAAGTTGTATTACTGAGGATAGAAATGGAAATATATGGATTGGAACCAAAGGAAGTGGAGTATTTAGTTTAAAAGAAGATTCTATTGTTAACTATAATAATGTTAGGGGTTTACTCTCGAATTATTGTTATTCTATATGTAGTGATACCAAAGGAAGAGTGTGGGTAGCTCATAAATCTGGTATTAGTATGATTTATACCGAAAACAATTATATTGGAACAATACCCAATATAATGAATACAAATAGCAACATAATTTTTAATGATAATGCATGTATAAATTCTGATAATTCGATTTGGTTTGGCAGCGAACAAGG
This genomic interval from uncultured Marinifilum sp. contains the following:
- a CDS encoding PKD domain-containing protein produces the protein MRYIILLTYISLCSFSINAQKKHYSVELTPFCSFQNEEFAPVYYNDGLVFCSDKRIDLFITFSTPNNKELLNMFYVPLKKGNSNQVQLLSESLMTHFNDGPASFALNDTFMVYSRNTRVSKRKKDYSDPGNTLGLFFSTLKDSIWTEASPFIFNNENHNLTMPSINKYGNLMYFASDMPDGYGGLDIYYTYKTSAGWSKPQNLGEKINTTGNECYPFIAENGTLFFSSNKHNSKGGLDIYYSMKNKGKWDKPIQLASPINTEFDDFGLITDLNFEKGYFSTNRNGKDDIFSFKTLIPQLENCDSLKQNEYCYVFYDEQYIPVDTTLTYYEWDFGNGIKSKGKEAEHCFKKAGKYKVNLNIVDKKTGEVFINHNTFEFEIIDYEQAFIDCQDEYQSKNEMFISASKTNLPTMTIDAYYWDLGDGNLMTGEEIYHVYQKPGHYNLKLGVESKADENGKKLHECVMKEILIYDKTDNLSFKKINYNDKKKRSLNDENIYHPKLLVIRSDISKVVKSIDNNFFISAAKKKEYEISQVKNKNWINDPNNNPALAIFQEQKNKQKNKLNKEEQSIKLALKKLSDEYNQSIKHSNKKEFKDSTHAVLFSLAQFILSSSNIEIKIGVTSNSSDKKRFERAAKEVENIMEYLLVQGIEEHRLRSVVYSIEADTISKHSKNNVFTFELICD
- a CDS encoding two-component regulator propeller domain-containing protein; translation: MKNLSKSIFLLLLFCCFIVNGQENRFVTYNIEYGLAQNFIYCLNQDDKGNLWIGTGNGLSKFDGYGFVNLDSKDSLSGNFISCSHKCNSSLWIGHNNGKISLIENEKIKPVKLNFPNNSEIVDIENDHDNNIFIASQNGGIFKINNKLESVKLNWNRNTPLTSLSFISKNQLIIGTTKGIYIGNIGKFSYLNTSRLPEFRNYHIVDIAKNKIDSSTFVLTKQNGLFHIKNLKNKIIVNKIDLDLSIKEAQSLFIDNENNIWIASFNGCYLVNNKNLTKYSVIKHFTKDNGLNSNKIKVIYQDQENNIWLGGYGGGLSRLVSKAREIFPIKNKAYGEGVYSIWGGDEYNWIGTNRGLAKINKLSRDITDFYGVANNLPADKITTILEDPKGDLWLGTKKTGLYFKEKASNSFKRINIRTGKLENSINKIVEGNGNIWLASEKGICSYNVKSQEKKWYNMSKGILPHNSIKDIFLDSKNRLWISCFSKHLLYLKNNKIQKINLNKNNIAINVSCITEDRNGNIWIGTKGSGVFSLKEDSIVNYNNVRGLLSNYCYSICSDTKGRVWVAHKSGISMIYTENNYIGTIPNIMNTNSNIIFNDNACINSDNSIWFGSEQGLYIYNLDKEKIPNAEPFIKLSSVLINGLEKVESKKVKLAPGYYKIKFSFKAIKLNDSHRIKYRYKLKGADSDWSTYSSSRSITYSHLSSGNYNFIVQALNFDGSVIKQKINFPFKIKLPFWKKLWFQLLLIILIILFFYVYIFIREQNFKRIQKKLVENLDEKTRELIVKEELIKERKRNEKELIKAKNKAEESDRLKTAFLLNMSHEIRTPLNSIVGFSKLIQEEAIDLSSRKRYIEIMNVNTNDLLLLVDDIMDISKIESGQIRLKLQDVNVFEIFEILQHTFQNKINIINTYDIDLKYSLPNDKLVVFTDAARLKQILSNLINNAIKFTEKGNVEFGCNLEKERVIFYVKDNGIGISKKQQDIIFIRFRKEERSNSKKLYRGAGLGLTIVKSLVELLKGEVWLESKEDEGSVFYFSIPRS